GCAAAACCGCTCAGATTCAGACTATCGGCCCGTTTCTGTATTTGCCCGTGAAGCCGGACTACCGGTTTACCCAGCGGGTCGGATAGTACTTCAATCTCCCTGAAGGCACCGCCATTAAGTCCGCCCAGCGCTTTTATTATCGCTTCCTTGGCAGCAAAACGAGCCGCCAGAGATGGGGAACGCTTGCGGTAACACTCAAGCTCGGCATCGGTATAGATACGGTGGAGAAACAACTCACCCCAGCGGGCTATGGCACCTTCGATACGAGCTATTTCAACG
This portion of the Dehalococcoidales bacterium genome encodes:
- the acpS gene encoding holo-ACP synthase; translation: MQYIGVDIVEIARIEGAIARWGELFLHRIYTDAELECYRKRSPSLAARFAAKEAIIKALGGLNGGAFREIEVLSDPLGKPVVRLHGQIQKRADSLNLSGFALSLSHCREYAVAFAVAQVE